A window of Komagataeibacter medellinensis NBRC 3288 contains these coding sequences:
- a CDS encoding AsmA-like C-terminal region-containing protein, translated as MTEAGQPSPPSHPPPSRVRRAVMAGGRVVVWLVLVCITLPAVLLLVLTLRLSAGPLDITPVIRLLMPIPVAHGLKHEDIIGGLSAGHVRMGWNAVHEGLRAPLVIWVEDVTIRRRNGELADSLRRGRLTIDSPALVHGRVRILELSASHGRLRFARSKAGKIGLDLGPDTPYPSLKPQEPPPVDLDGLRQAIISDTHVTFTDRMTARTWRLGEADVRLKIVTDSGLKGITGDVRLGLEGNGERLVMHGTGEHIGPQQVDWTVGLDPISPAAFAPGQKEVAPLDLPVGGSLHVSFRAGARTMSFLVPHDFTMHLEAGNGQVNTRKAGQYLVGQGSADLVGALGPGPATDPLDGPLHVALNNLVLHLRVPGHAADDDTGPTLEAKAELKSTSVIDPRAAQVTVSARAQALDFASLGDFWPPRAMKGARRWVTQNIPQGRVREFEVNMGLDSHTGWNGLDLVSLGGTIDADHMELHWLRPIPPLHDMDAHLTFDGPDQIKIRFGHAYQLVDLADRHVDATGTGRIEVGPGSMLITGLNEKVQVGDINTTLLGNTRDVLALLAEPRLNVLSRHPMTFTHPSGRANVSLHIALPLDAHVRLDQIDLRSHTDLGDVHLGNVVVGRPLDNGNLGIDATTKGLLLQGTGVLAGIPSSVIYTMDFRSGPMVHAVESASLQGHVTPEGVRRAGFEMGEHFSGSALLDVDYDRYVGGKAQVDIDLDLDRAALAIPIWSKRVGQEANASVELQLEHGQIAAIENIRAVGPDLLIDGHAETASGMARRLILRGFRVGRSVGNASVMLPQRENDPIGVNVAAQVLDLSPLVSFQTAPNPSAAAKVASHQGSSGYHVPEMATGRVNSPPGRRWTLNVDTRTLYYGPTDTLTNVHSHLETNGTRLTRGVLTVEGPVAASARLTPQDNSRVLDVHVASLGDLLRDMKVTDQMQGGVTDINGSFDDSTPSAPFTGKVTMGPFQLRNVPSVVRLVNNASIYGWLRAPHAPGMQIEQLAAPVTLDEGTIHIADGLVSNASLGATVSGDVNLEKKTLSLDGTIIPAFAVNTAPGHLPGLLGWLFSPEKNGGVVSATYQVTGPMGNPSVHVNPYAMLLPGFLRNVMHIH; from the coding sequence ATGACGGAAGCAGGTCAACCCTCTCCGCCGTCACACCCGCCCCCCAGCCGCGTGCGCCGCGCGGTAATGGCGGGAGGCAGGGTGGTGGTGTGGCTGGTGCTGGTATGCATCACGCTGCCTGCGGTGCTGCTGCTGGTGCTGACGTTGCGGCTTTCCGCCGGGCCGTTGGACATTACACCTGTCATCAGGCTGCTCATGCCAATTCCCGTGGCCCATGGGCTGAAGCATGAGGATATTATCGGTGGCCTGTCGGCGGGGCATGTGCGCATGGGCTGGAATGCCGTGCATGAAGGGCTGCGCGCCCCATTGGTGATATGGGTGGAGGATGTCACCATCCGGCGCCGTAATGGGGAACTGGCTGATAGCCTGCGGCGCGGGCGCCTGACCATAGACAGCCCGGCGCTGGTCCATGGGCGGGTGCGCATCCTTGAACTCTCGGCTTCCCATGGGCGGCTGCGGTTTGCGCGTAGCAAGGCGGGCAAGATTGGCCTCGATCTGGGTCCAGATACGCCCTATCCCTCGCTCAAGCCGCAAGAACCCCCACCCGTGGACCTGGACGGTCTGCGTCAGGCCATCATATCCGACACCCACGTCACTTTTACCGACCGCATGACGGCGCGTACCTGGCGGCTGGGCGAGGCCGATGTCCGGCTGAAGATCGTGACCGATTCCGGGCTCAAGGGCATTACCGGTGATGTCCGGCTGGGGTTGGAGGGCAATGGCGAGCGGCTGGTCATGCATGGCACGGGTGAGCATATCGGTCCGCAGCAGGTGGACTGGACGGTGGGGCTGGACCCGATCAGTCCGGCAGCTTTCGCACCGGGGCAGAAAGAAGTGGCGCCGCTCGACCTGCCGGTGGGGGGCAGCCTGCACGTTTCCTTCCGTGCGGGTGCCCGGACCATGTCCTTTCTCGTCCCGCATGATTTCACCATGCATCTGGAGGCCGGTAACGGGCAGGTCAATACGCGCAAGGCCGGGCAGTACCTGGTGGGGCAGGGTAGTGCCGACCTGGTGGGTGCGTTAGGCCCTGGCCCGGCCACGGACCCGCTTGATGGCCCGCTGCATGTGGCGCTGAACAACCTTGTACTGCATCTGCGCGTGCCCGGCCATGCAGCCGATGATGACACGGGACCGACGTTGGAGGCGAAGGCAGAACTCAAATCCACATCCGTAATTGATCCCCGCGCGGCGCAGGTCACTGTTTCGGCCCGTGCACAGGCGCTGGATTTTGCCTCGCTGGGCGATTTCTGGCCGCCTCGCGCCATGAAGGGCGCACGGCGCTGGGTCACGCAGAACATCCCGCAGGGGCGCGTAAGGGAGTTTGAGGTCAACATGGGACTGGACAGCCATACGGGCTGGAACGGGCTCGACCTTGTCTCGCTTGGCGGTACGATCGATGCGGATCACATGGAACTGCACTGGCTGCGTCCCATCCCGCCCCTGCATGACATGGATGCCCACCTGACATTCGATGGCCCGGACCAGATCAAGATCCGCTTTGGCCATGCCTACCAACTGGTGGATCTGGCGGATCGCCACGTGGATGCCACCGGCACCGGACGGATCGAGGTCGGTCCGGGTTCCATGCTCATTACTGGCCTGAATGAAAAAGTGCAGGTGGGCGATATTAACACCACACTGCTGGGTAATACGCGCGATGTGCTGGCGCTGCTGGCCGAACCGCGGCTTAATGTGCTCTCGCGCCACCCCATGACCTTCACCCACCCCTCGGGGCGGGCCAATGTGTCGCTGCACATCGCGCTGCCGCTTGATGCGCATGTGCGGCTGGACCAGATCGACCTGCGCAGCCATACCGACCTGGGTGACGTGCATCTGGGCAACGTGGTGGTGGGCAGGCCACTCGATAACGGCAATCTGGGCATTGACGCTACGACCAAGGGCCTGCTGCTGCAGGGCACCGGGGTGCTGGCGGGCATTCCCTCAAGCGTGATCTATACCATGGACTTCCGTAGCGGGCCGATGGTCCATGCGGTGGAAAGTGCCAGCCTGCAGGGCCATGTCACCCCCGAGGGCGTGCGGCGCGCGGGTTTCGAGATGGGGGAGCATTTCTCCGGCAGCGCCCTGCTTGATGTGGACTATGACCGCTATGTGGGCGGGAAGGCGCAGGTTGATATCGACCTCGATCTCGACCGCGCGGCGCTGGCCATTCCCATCTGGTCCAAGAGGGTGGGACAGGAGGCCAATGCCTCGGTCGAACTGCAACTGGAACATGGGCAGATCGCGGCGATCGAGAACATTCGTGCCGTAGGCCCCGACCTGCTGATTGATGGCCATGCCGAGACCGCGTCAGGCATGGCGCGTCGGCTCATCCTGCGTGGGTTCCGTGTCGGCCGTTCGGTGGGGAATGCCTCCGTCATGTTGCCCCAGCGCGAGAACGATCCCATTGGCGTCAATGTCGCAGCCCAGGTACTTGACCTCTCGCCATTGGTTTCATTCCAGACCGCCCCGAATCCTTCCGCCGCGGCCAAGGTGGCCAGCCATCAGGGCAGCAGTGGCTATCATGTGCCCGAAATGGCGACGGGCCGCGTAAATAGCCCGCCAGGGCGGCGATGGACCCTGAATGTCGATACCCGCACCCTGTATTATGGCCCCACCGACACACTGACCAACGTGCATAGCCACCTTGAGACCAACGGCACGCGGCTGACACGCGGGGTGCTGACGGTTGAAGGCCCGGTCGCGGCCAGCGCACGCCTGACCCCGCAGGACAACAGCCGCGTGCTGGATGTGCATGTGGCAAGTCTGGGCGACCTGCTGCGAGACATGAAGGTGACAGACCAGATGCAGGGCGGCGTGACCGACATTAACGGCAGTTTCGATGACAGCACGCCCTCCGCCCCCTTTACCGGCAAGGTCACCATGGGGCCGTTCCAACTTCGTAACGTGCCATCCGTGGTCAGGTTGGTGAACAATGCGTCGATCTACGGCTGGCTACGCGCGCCCCATGCGCCGGGCATGCAGATCGAGCAGCTTGCCGCCCCCGTGACGCTG
- a CDS encoding bifunctional [glutamine synthetase] adenylyltransferase/[glutamine synthetase]-adenylyl-L-tyrosine phosphorylase: MAQPTPPSPVLHPSWHGCTWPYPADGRAASILRENLVAACDRAGLSDITTLPGVLPLIDAVGGNAPYLSDLAQRDITAFMNLLTEGADACTRRILDALAALPPDIPRTQIMAELRVAKRQAALAIALADIGGVWGLEQVTLALSLLAENALGAAVRHLLLHAHETGRLRLHNPENPCRGSGFVVLAMGKLGARELNYSSDIDLIVLYDPDRHPANEGLRHTFVRMTSDLVTLMEARDANGYVFRMDLRLRPDPSATPAAVSIPAAMQYYESMGRTWERAAMTKARPVAGDITAGRRFLKSIHPFVWRRHLDFAVIDDLHDMKARIDRHRNAGHADLDSLPPERIRDPAAATAWLLGQNVKLGQGGIREVEFVAQALQLVWGGRRPELRDPTTLGALRRLRRAGLLERAQSAILARNYRMLRQAEHRLQMRMDHQTHSMPDTVDGFARFATFMLAAAPGELASSMLAVMQRSRRIFDQQFAEGGRKDETIAPEDADAADRLREHGFAADDINDALVILNRWESNRLRALRSDRARKLLRRVLPTIMAQIGSRRQPLAVLRRFDALLERQWAGVQFLSLLERNPALIHRIVTVLDCAPFLADHLAQTPSALDGLLDMEDGPGALGTVTALVRRHVTGAATAEQVLPVLRGLVCGEEFRLSVARLEHRLGEDRAARARTAMADTVMRGLLAVVTREHRRRHGSVPGGAMAVVALGKAGSHEMMPCSDLDLMLVFDHPDDAGESVVPATATVDGIRPRPLSAGTYYVRLAHAFVAALTAPGREGPLYEVDMRLRPSGSKGPVAVSLSAFRRYHAEAAWTWERMALTRARVVAGPPRLMGELRAAIDHALNDIPHATAQARATILHDVRHMRERLARERPATSPWDIKRRRGGLMDVEFVAQGLQLLATSPAMRSQSTRLALLRMARAGEMDSADASVLRRADLFWRTLQGLIRIICGRDVPETIPAASLEILTGEFGVSDATTLLRRMERMAAEVMTIFDRLIPPPADTPAP; the protein is encoded by the coding sequence ATGGCCCAGCCCACACCGCCTTCCCCCGTGCTGCACCCTTCGTGGCATGGCTGTACCTGGCCCTACCCGGCAGATGGGCGGGCAGCATCCATATTGCGTGAAAACCTGGTAGCGGCCTGCGACCGGGCAGGGCTGTCCGATATCACCACGCTGCCCGGCGTACTGCCGCTGATCGATGCGGTGGGAGGAAATGCGCCGTACCTGTCCGACCTGGCGCAGCGCGACATTACCGCATTCATGAATCTGCTGACCGAGGGGGCAGATGCCTGCACGCGCCGCATCCTGGATGCGCTGGCAGCCCTGCCGCCCGATATACCCCGCACACAGATCATGGCTGAACTGCGCGTGGCCAAACGGCAGGCGGCGCTGGCCATAGCCCTGGCCGACATAGGCGGCGTGTGGGGGCTGGAACAGGTAACGCTTGCCCTGAGCCTGCTGGCGGAAAACGCGCTGGGGGCGGCGGTCAGGCATCTGCTGCTGCATGCGCACGAAACGGGGCGCCTGCGCCTGCACAACCCCGAAAACCCGTGCCGGGGCAGCGGCTTCGTGGTTCTGGCAATGGGGAAGCTGGGCGCGCGGGAACTGAACTACTCCTCGGACATAGACCTGATCGTGCTGTACGACCCTGACCGCCACCCTGCAAACGAGGGGCTGCGACATACCTTTGTGCGCATGACTAGCGATCTTGTCACCCTTATGGAAGCGCGTGATGCAAATGGTTACGTTTTCCGCATGGACCTGCGGCTGCGGCCGGACCCCTCCGCCACACCTGCCGCCGTGTCCATTCCCGCCGCCATGCAGTATTATGAAAGCATGGGCCGCACGTGGGAACGCGCCGCCATGACCAAGGCCCGCCCCGTGGCGGGGGACATTACGGCGGGGCGCCGTTTCCTCAAAAGCATTCATCCGTTCGTCTGGCGCCGCCATCTGGATTTCGCGGTAATCGACGACCTGCATGACATGAAGGCCCGTATCGACCGCCACCGTAACGCAGGACATGCCGATCTGGACAGCCTGCCGCCCGAACGCATACGCGATCCGGCCGCCGCTACTGCGTGGCTTCTGGGCCAGAATGTAAAACTGGGCCAGGGCGGCATACGCGAAGTGGAGTTCGTGGCCCAGGCGTTGCAACTGGTATGGGGAGGCCGGCGGCCTGAACTGCGCGACCCCACAACGCTGGGCGCGCTGCGCAGGCTGCGCCGGGCGGGACTGCTGGAGCGTGCCCAGTCCGCAATACTGGCCCGCAATTACCGCATGCTGCGACAGGCCGAACACCGCCTGCAGATGCGTATGGACCACCAGACCCACAGCATGCCAGACACGGTAGACGGATTCGCCCGCTTCGCCACCTTCATGCTGGCGGCGGCGCCGGGCGAGCTTGCCAGCAGCATGCTGGCGGTCATGCAACGCTCGCGCCGTATATTCGACCAGCAGTTTGCCGAAGGCGGACGCAAGGACGAGACCATCGCCCCCGAGGATGCCGATGCGGCCGACCGATTGCGCGAACACGGCTTTGCCGCTGACGATATCAACGATGCGCTCGTCATCCTTAACCGCTGGGAGAGCAACCGCCTGCGCGCCCTGCGCTCGGACCGCGCGCGCAAGCTGCTGCGCCGGGTCCTGCCCACCATCATGGCCCAGATCGGCAGCCGCCGACAGCCGCTGGCGGTGCTGCGCCGCTTTGACGCCCTGCTGGAACGGCAGTGGGCGGGGGTTCAGTTCCTGTCGCTGCTGGAACGCAACCCTGCCCTGATCCACCGAATCGTGACCGTGCTCGACTGCGCGCCCTTTCTGGCTGACCATCTGGCGCAGACCCCTTCCGCGCTGGATGGGCTGCTGGATATGGAAGATGGCCCCGGCGCGCTGGGTACGGTCACAGCGCTGGTGCGGCGGCATGTAACGGGTGCTGCCACCGCCGAACAGGTGCTGCCGGTACTGCGCGGACTGGTCTGCGGGGAGGAGTTCCGCCTGTCCGTCGCCCGCCTTGAACACCGGCTGGGCGAAGACCGCGCAGCCCGCGCCCGCACTGCCATGGCGGATACGGTCATGCGCGGGCTGCTGGCGGTGGTCACGCGCGAACACAGGCGCCGCCACGGCAGCGTACCCGGCGGGGCCATGGCGGTGGTGGCGCTGGGCAAGGCGGGATCGCATGAAATGATGCCGTGCTCGGACCTTGACCTCATGCTGGTGTTCGACCACCCGGACGATGCCGGCGAGAGCGTGGTCCCCGCCACAGCCACGGTCGATGGCATCCGGCCACGCCCGCTTTCGGCGGGCACCTATTACGTGCGCCTTGCCCATGCCTTTGTCGCCGCACTGACCGCACCGGGGCGGGAAGGGCCGCTGTACGAAGTGGACATGCGGCTGCGCCCCTCGGGCTCCAAAGGGCCGGTCGCGGTCTCGCTTTCCGCCTTCCGCCGCTACCATGCGGAAGCGGCCTGGACGTGGGAGCGCATGGCGCTGACCCGCGCCCGCGTGGTGGCAGGCCCACCCCGGCTGATGGGGGAGTTGCGGGCCGCGATCGACCACGCGCTGAACGACATCCCCCACGCCACCGCACAGGCACGCGCCACGATCCTGCATGACGTACGCCACATGCGCGAACGCCTGGCCCGCGAACGCCCCGCCACCAGTCCGTGGGACATCAAGCGCCGCCGGGGCGGGCTGATGGATGTGGAATTCGTGGCGCAGGGGCTGCAGTTGCTGGCCACATCCCCCGCCATGCGCAGCCAGTCCACACGCCTGGCGCTGCTGCGCATGGCGCGCGCGGGTGAGATGGACAGTGCCGACGCCAGCGTGCTGCGCCGCGCCGACCTGTTCTGGCGCACCCTGCAGGGGCTGATCCGCATTATCTGCGGCCGTGACGTGCCCGAGACCATCCCCGCCGCCAGCCTTGAAATCCTGACCGGAGAGTTCGGCGTGAGCGACGCCACCACCCTGCTGCGGCGCATGGAACGCATGGCTGCCGAAGTCATGACCATATTCGACCGCCTCATCCCGCCTCCAGCGGATACGCCCGCGCCATAG
- a CDS encoding peroxiredoxin, with translation MSKVVPPFPEPGSAVPDFDMPASGGRTVSLNGLHGHPFVLYFYPKANTSGCTKEACEFEAALADLHKDGVTVIGVSRDDMPALEKFAANHGLTFPLASDSDGHVTEAYGVWIEKSMYGRTYMGIERATFLVDATGHLVQAWRKVKVTNHVTAVRKAITALQLQAGTGARQAQ, from the coding sequence ATGAGCAAGGTTGTTCCCCCTTTCCCCGAACCCGGCAGCGCGGTGCCCGATTTTGACATGCCCGCAAGCGGTGGCCGGACCGTCAGCCTGAATGGCCTGCACGGGCACCCGTTCGTGTTGTATTTCTACCCCAAGGCCAATACATCGGGCTGTACGAAGGAAGCCTGCGAATTCGAGGCAGCGCTTGCCGACCTGCACAAGGACGGTGTGACCGTAATCGGGGTCTCGCGTGATGACATGCCCGCTCTGGAAAAATTCGCGGCCAACCACGGCCTGACCTTCCCCCTCGCCTCCGACAGCGACGGTCATGTGACCGAGGCCTATGGCGTGTGGATAGAAAAGTCGATGTACGGCCGTACCTACATGGGCATCGAACGCGCGACCTTTCTGGTCGATGCGACGGGCCACCTGGTGCAGGCATGGCGCAAGGTCAAGGTCACCAACCACGTCACCGCCGTGCGCAAGGCCATTACGGCCCTGCAGCTACAGGCGGGCACGGGAGCTAGGCAAGCTCAGTAA
- the aat gene encoding leucyl/phenylalanyl-tRNA--protein transferase, protein MTGQDTVPITPELMLRAYRAGLFPMAPDAGSDILEWFCPEWRGILPLDGFHVSRRLMRTVLSSRFAVVADQDFPAVMDGCAEPAPGRESTWINPRIRTLFCQLHAMGHAHSVEVRHEGQLVGGLYGVAIGQAFFGESMFSRMRDASKVALVHLVARLRLGGFTLLDTQFGTDHLSGFGGVEIPVRTYLHALGRAVEHDAIWVGNGQDAAVEAAVRALRAA, encoded by the coding sequence ATGACGGGTCAAGACACGGTTCCCATCACGCCCGAACTCATGCTGCGGGCCTACCGCGCCGGGCTGTTCCCCATGGCGCCCGATGCCGGGTCGGATATACTGGAATGGTTCTGTCCCGAATGGCGTGGTATCCTGCCGCTCGATGGCTTCCATGTCTCGCGTCGGCTCATGCGTACCGTGCTGTCGTCGCGCTTTGCGGTGGTTGCGGACCAGGACTTCCCTGCGGTCATGGATGGTTGTGCCGAACCCGCGCCGGGGCGTGAGAGCACATGGATCAACCCACGCATCCGCACCCTGTTCTGCCAACTGCATGCCATGGGCCACGCCCATAGCGTGGAAGTGCGCCACGAAGGGCAACTGGTGGGCGGGCTGTATGGTGTGGCCATCGGGCAGGCCTTTTTTGGCGAGAGCATGTTCAGCCGCATGCGCGATGCCTCCAAAGTGGCGCTGGTTCATCTGGTGGCGCGGCTACGGTTGGGGGGCTTTACCCTGCTTGATACCCAGTTCGGCACCGATCACCTGTCCGGTTTTGGCGGGGTCGAAATCCCGGTACGCACCTACCTGCATGCGTTGGGGCGGGCGGTGGAGCACGATGCCATATGGGTTGGCAACGGGCAGGATGCAGCGGTGGAGGCTGCCGTCCGTGCCCTGCGCGCGGCATGA
- a CDS encoding 2-hydroxyacid dehydrogenase — MSDTQPRLLLTQRQTPAVMQRIEHNFTISGAPDHKMTTRELLDTARAFQPDAIMTSTGLPLQGDDVKQLPDCVKVVATVSVGTDHLDIPALHARGIIVTNTPDVLTQCNADMAILLMLAAARRAGEYTTLMRRGWGQSLAMDELLGTRISGKRLGIVGMGRIGRAVAKRARGFDMEVLYSNRRRLPAEQEAGATYFATIADMLPHCDILSLHMPASPETDGMINADLLGRLPRGAIFINAARGALVDEDALIDALRSGQLAAAGLDVYRNEPNPDPRFLELPNVFLTPHVGSATVETRTDMGMLALDNVEAVLKGAHPPTPVGA, encoded by the coding sequence ATGTCCGATACCCAGCCCCGCCTGCTGCTAACCCAACGCCAGACCCCTGCGGTCATGCAGCGCATTGAACACAACTTTACCATATCCGGCGCGCCAGACCACAAGATGACGACACGCGAACTGCTTGATACCGCGCGTGCCTTCCAGCCCGACGCCATCATGACATCAACCGGCCTGCCACTACAGGGCGATGACGTGAAGCAGTTGCCCGACTGCGTGAAGGTGGTGGCCACCGTAAGCGTGGGCACCGACCACCTGGATATTCCCGCCCTGCATGCGCGCGGCATCATTGTCACCAACACCCCCGATGTGCTGACACAGTGCAATGCCGACATGGCCATCCTGCTCATGCTGGCGGCCGCGCGCCGGGCGGGGGAATACACCACGCTCATGCGCAGGGGGTGGGGGCAGTCGCTGGCCATGGATGAACTGCTGGGCACGCGCATCAGCGGCAAGCGGCTGGGCATTGTGGGCATGGGCCGCATTGGCCGCGCGGTGGCGAAACGTGCACGCGGCTTTGACATGGAGGTGCTGTATTCCAACCGCCGCCGCCTGCCGGCCGAGCAGGAAGCAGGCGCCACCTATTTCGCCACCATTGCCGACATGCTGCCGCATTGCGACATACTGAGCCTGCACATGCCCGCCAGCCCCGAAACGGACGGCATGATCAATGCCGACCTGCTGGGTCGCCTGCCGCGCGGGGCCATCTTCATCAATGCCGCCCGTGGCGCGCTGGTGGACGAGGACGCCCTGATCGACGCGCTACGCAGCGGCCAGCTTGCCGCCGCCGGGCTGGATGTTTACCGCAACGAACCCAACCCCGACCCGCGCTTTCTTGAACTGCCAAACGTGTTCCTGACCCCGCATGTGGGCAGTGCGACAGTCGAGACCCGGACCGACATGGGCATGCTGGCACTGGACAATGTGGAAGCCGTGCTGAAAGGTGCCCACCCGCCCACACCCGTCGGGGCATGA
- a CDS encoding EcsC family protein, producing MSAGSANELAPLTLDSACITELQQALERVEAGRGVLVRLADLMGGAVGQAAMLGMRTLGLAPALQARLQSATETAIRRAFDIAVLGMDRPHDVSVTAGAPTWRDPALKAAVTVSGAVGGFTGLPGLVADVGFTTLAIMREIARIAREQGEDLSQEDACAACLEVFALRAFPFGGPKGQGQGEDNELGYFSARAMLRGRPVVMLVSEVATHYGLGLSRKFALQMMPVAGALCGASLNAAFLSHYRAVAQAHFTIRRLEREYGPEVRRTAADLKAHAATQASES from the coding sequence ATGAGTGCAGGTTCCGCAAATGAACTGGCACCGCTGACGCTGGACAGCGCGTGTATTACTGAACTCCAGCAGGCGCTGGAACGCGTCGAGGCAGGGCGGGGCGTACTGGTGCGCCTGGCGGATTTGATGGGCGGCGCGGTGGGGCAGGCGGCCATGCTGGGTATGCGCACGCTGGGGTTGGCCCCCGCGTTGCAGGCCCGTCTGCAATCCGCGACCGAAACCGCCATCAGGCGCGCGTTTGACATTGCGGTGCTGGGCATGGACCGCCCGCACGATGTCTCGGTCACGGCGGGTGCGCCCACATGGCGTGATCCCGCACTCAAAGCCGCCGTGACCGTATCGGGTGCGGTCGGCGGGTTTACCGGACTGCCGGGACTGGTGGCGGATGTGGGCTTCACCACGCTGGCCATCATGCGTGAGATCGCACGCATTGCCCGTGAGCAGGGCGAGGACCTGTCACAGGAAGACGCGTGCGCCGCCTGTCTGGAAGTGTTTGCCCTGCGCGCCTTCCCCTTTGGCGGCCCGAAAGGGCAGGGGCAGGGGGAAGATAACGAACTTGGGTATTTCTCCGCCCGCGCCATGCTGCGCGGTCGCCCGGTTGTAATGCTGGTCAGCGAGGTCGCGACCCATTACGGGCTGGGCCTGTCACGCAAATTCGCCCTACAGATGATGCCGGTGGCGGGTGCGCTATGTGGCGCATCGCTCAATGCGGCGTTCCTGTCGCACTACCGGGCGGTGGCGCAGGCGCATTTCACCATCCGCAGGCTGGAGCGCGAATACGGGCCAGAAGTACGCCGCACCGCAGCCGACCTGAAGGCCCACGCGGCAACCCAGGCCAGCGAAAGCTGA
- a CDS encoding EVE domain-containing protein, with product MAYWLIKSEPDAFSWAEQVENGVEPWTGVRNHQAKKNLAAMQVGDRAFFYHSNIGREIVGVVEVVRAAYPDPTAETGQWVCVDVRAIGPMPHPVTLATIKADPALADLALVRQSRLSVVPVSDGHWAHLCRMGGWNS from the coding sequence ATGGCCTACTGGTTGATCAAATCCGAGCCGGACGCCTTTTCCTGGGCCGAGCAGGTGGAAAACGGCGTGGAACCGTGGACCGGCGTGCGCAACCATCAGGCAAAGAAGAACCTGGCGGCCATGCAGGTGGGCGACCGGGCGTTCTTCTATCACTCCAACATCGGGCGCGAAATCGTGGGCGTGGTCGAGGTGGTGCGCGCAGCCTATCCCGACCCCACGGCGGAAACCGGTCAGTGGGTCTGTGTGGACGTGCGCGCCATTGGCCCCATGCCGCATCCGGTCACGCTGGCTACGATCAAGGCTGATCCGGCGCTGGCGGATCTGGCGCTGGTGCGGCAGTCGCGCCTGTCGGTGGTGCCGGTATCGGATGGGCACTGGGCGCATCTGTGCCGCATGGGGGGCTGGAACAGCTAG
- a CDS encoding YciI family protein encodes MLFAIICTDRPASLETRKATRERHLAYLERWKQHLVHGGPLLDAENRPCGSLLVVDVADRAAAEGFAVEDPYAKVDLFESVVIRPFRSVFRDGLRVE; translated from the coding sequence ATGCTGTTTGCGATCATTTGTACCGACAGACCCGCCAGCCTTGAAACCCGCAAGGCAACCCGTGAGCGCCACCTTGCCTATCTGGAACGGTGGAAGCAGCATCTGGTACACGGTGGCCCGCTGCTGGACGCGGAAAACCGCCCCTGCGGCAGTCTTCTGGTGGTGGATGTGGCTGATCGTGCCGCGGCGGAAGGCTTTGCGGTGGAGGACCCTTACGCCAAGGTGGACCTGTTCGAGAGCGTGGTGATCCGTCCGTTCCGTTCAGTTTTTCGTGATGGGCTACGGGTGGAGTAG
- a CDS encoding heme ABC transporter permease: MNATQSLTARTGNLFHRYANPGRFLRMGAKLQPWLTWPALVLSMAGIAWGLFFSPADWQQGDSVRIMYVHVPTAWLASSGYMGLAVCSLLSLVWRHPLADLAAVEIGPVGAAITAVCLATGSLWGKPMWGTWWVWDARLTSVLVLFFLYLGHIALIRAFDEPQRGYRAAAILGLAGAIDLPIIKFSVQWWNTLHQPDSITVTGAPTMSTSMLWPLGLTTLGFTLGFGAIVLARLRAAVMESRIRTILAANRGRQSTAQSAPSADSATA; the protein is encoded by the coding sequence TTGAACGCAACGCAGAGCCTTACCGCGCGAACCGGTAACCTTTTTCATCGATATGCCAACCCCGGCCGTTTCCTGCGCATGGGGGCGAAGCTGCAACCATGGCTGACATGGCCGGCACTTGTGCTGTCGATGGCCGGAATCGCATGGGGGCTGTTCTTCTCCCCCGCTGACTGGCAACAGGGTGATAGTGTACGCATTATGTACGTGCATGTGCCCACCGCATGGCTGGCATCATCGGGCTATATGGGTCTGGCCGTGTGCTCGCTCCTGTCGCTGGTGTGGCGCCACCCGCTGGCCGATCTTGCGGCGGTGGAAATCGGGCCGGTCGGTGCCGCCATCACCGCCGTGTGTCTGGCCACCGGTTCGCTATGGGGCAAGCCGATGTGGGGCACATGGTGGGTATGGGACGCGCGCCTGACCTCGGTGCTGGTGCTGTTCTTCCTGTATCTGGGCCATATCGCGCTGATCCGGGCATTCGATGAACCGCAGCGTGGCTACCGCGCCGCCGCCATACTGGGGCTTGCGGGCGCGATCGACCTGCCCATTATCAAATTCAGCGTGCAGTGGTGGAACACCCTGCACCAGCCTGACAGCATTACGGTTACCGGGGCGCCGACCATGTCCACCTCCATGCTGTGGCCGCTGGGACTGACCACGCTGGGCTTCACGCTGGGGTTTGGCGCGATCGTGCTGGCCCGCCTGCGTGCCGCGGTCATGGAAAGCCGCATCCGCACCATCCTGGCCGCCAACCGAGGCCGCCAGTCCACCGCCCAGTCCGCTCCTTCTGCCGATAGTGCCACCGCATGA